TGAGTAAACTTTACAGCAAttaaaagacaagaagaagacagcTGAGTCTGTTGGTTTTACagcttctttctgttctttaaGACAAGAGTCAGAATTTAAATGACAACAGAGATTTGTGACGGTCATTTtcagaattaaaacaaagacaaacccCGGAGCTTCAAACGCTGGGCAACATGTAAGCTTACGTTAGGATATCAGCAGGATATAAAACCAACAATCTGTTGACCTTTACTGATCTCATGACCGTCTAACAGGGACACAGTCGTCAGGGCAGAAAAAGAAGgtaaaatcacacatttaattGAATCATGACAAAGCGTtgaaagtcaaatcaaatcgaggatttggagaatccTGACAGACCGATCAAAATCTGCAAACttagtttttttctcactaAAGAAAAAACGAATTTGTCACAAAAATGACACTGATGTGGCAGGAAAATGTCACAGATATTCCACAAAGACTCTGAGCTGATTTGGATGAACTGAGGAGTTTAATGAAACAATGAGGTGCAGAGAGCAGCGAGTCTGGTAAAGTCATCGACAGGAGTCAGAAATGATTCAGCAGAGGTGACTTGAGTCGGTCAGTCTGTCACCCAGTTGGCAGGTAAAGGCAGTGATGAGGTGCTTGAATTCAAGTAGAACTGCAGAGTTTTGAATCAAGTGTCCCAACAGAGGTCAGAACTCCAAACCGGCGTCTTTAAATCTGGGTCAAAGAGCTGAGGTCAGCTCTGTCGACTCGCTCTACTTTCAGCAGGTCACGGAGGGGAAAAACTCATTCCACCTCCAACTAACCTCCAATAAAGTCATACAGCATCTCTGTGATATGAAACACAAGATCCAGTCTAATCAAACTCACTTCCGTCTGTCttaaatgtgtcactttgtCCAAGTGGAATAAAATAATTCTTACTCTTGATTGACAggcacaaacaggaagtctttGGTGAAGATGTCAACATGGCGGGTCCAGGTCTTTACCCTCTGGTGCCTCATGTGACGATCActaagaagatgaagaagcaagcagagaagaagagctcAGACTGATGAAACTGAACATCTATCACCGTGGAAACATCTGCAGTAGTGGAGAGGaggctcactgtcacacagaagCTTCAGAACATCTAGAGGAATCAGCTGGTAAACTAATTTattaaatcttttctttctcttctttttctattGAACTTGTAAAGACGACAACTACAGTCACAGCCAACTGTTCAGTAATTGTTGCATTTCTTCCACATTTATGACTGAGCAGAATATTGTTGGGTTGTGGTCTGTTAGATAAATGGAACCTTAGAAATTGTGgctgcatttttcacatttgactgatataaaataaatgaatcaaggAAAATAATCTACAGAttaaacagagagacaacagtTGTAGCTCTAACatgaacagaataaaaaaatcctCGTCCTCGTCAGCTTCTTACGGGACGGACGGGGCGTCGTTCTCTCCAGCGGCTCTACGTCTGCTCAGCTGTTTGTagaagaagctgctgaagaCGTGACTCCGCTCAGCCACCGAGCCGCCGACACCCTCCAGGAGGAGatacctgcaggaggaggagaccaATCAGGTCCCTGACCAACCTGTCTGGTGACAGGCAGGAACTACAACTACATGCAAGAGTTTCTTCTCCAGCACAGATCTGCAGTACGACACTATTACATCCTACTGGATTTGATCATTTCTTAGACTAAACACTTGCTCTGATACCTTACCAAAGACATCAGACTTTGTTTAGCAGGTTAAGTTCTTTTAACTGACTTTGTGCCAAACATTTCTGAaagatttcttgttttctgtaaaCTGATCCAGTAATCTGATAAAAATAGAAGCATGTCATCTGAATAAAGTGAGACATTTCTAACGTGAAAAACTTTTccaacaaatatatttttctcatctGACAGACTCACTTGAGGTAGAAGTCGATTATGACGTCGTTGAGGAACTCGCCGCCATCCAGACAAGCCAGGTCCTCCTTGGTCACGGCGATCCGGCCTTTACAGGGCGCCAGCGGATACTGAATCAATCTGAagagcacaaacagaaaattaacCAAACTTCCTGTTGTTGCTGGTTTTTTACAGTCATGACTCTCAGCTGGCTCAGGTGAATCTTTAGAcctggttctgtgtgttttacctgGTGGGAAGCTGCTGCAGACCCGAAGAACTCAGGTTCTTCTTTCTCTGGTCGTTTCTCAACGGACTGGATTTCTGCTGAAAGGGAGAAGAGATTTATTTGAATGGTTTGTTTTGGTAGATTTTGACGTGGAGGGTTGTTGTGACCAACCCTCTCTGAACCTCCTCCAACCAGCTGACAGCTAACAGGCTCATAAAATGGATGACAGAGGATTAGATATCACtacaggagggggaggagggaaagggaggaggagagggaggtgaagaggacATACAGAAGCAGGAAGGCAACTaaagaggtgaggagagaaggagatcAAAGCAGGAAGCTAGGCGGGAGGAAACCAGGAGGAGACTGTACGTACGAAAGGGGGCAGAAGAAGTGAGGGAAGGACCCAGACAAGGGAATGAGGGAACAAGGGAAGgatgaaaaggagagaagaaagaaagaagcaaaacaaggaagtaaaaagggaggaggagtcTCACCGTGGAGCATCCCAGCAGTCTGAGGAGGTGCTggtccagaggaggaggacagctgTGAAGGAGCAGCAGCCCGTCGGTCCAGTCCAGAGGGGAGGTGGGcccgctggaggaggaggagccctTCCTGTATTCCTCCATGTCCAAGATGGAGGCCAGCAGGGCggtctgcagctcctgcagctgctccgtCAACACCAGCAGGAGGAAGGAGCACGAAGGccctgaagaggaggagaaccagTTAGAGGGAGGGAGCTGGAGGCACTGGACTACTTTGACAAACTGGGTCAGAGTCAGGACAGAGCGTTCCTGTATGCTGATGTCCCATGAAGCCTTGCAGCTCCAGTCAAGCCTTcattgagaaaatgtgtgattgTATCCTGCAGGGTCAGTGTGGGAGCAGGATTCACTGTGTGGTCTGTGGCTGCTGATTAGTTACATTCTTATTTTACTTGATGTTTAAATGTAGTTCTGTTTTGAGAGTCAAACactactttgtgtttttccttcgTTGTGGTTTTGGGGCGACATTTATGGTTCAAGGAAACGGCGTCAGAGTGAGAGCTCTCCGTGTTGTTACTGCAGTGTGAGTGGAAACTGTGTGATGATGGAAACTACATGAAGCTTCTGACGGtgccaacaaacacacttaTCTGTTGGTACATCAGAGCATGAGggacaaacagcagctgctcctgctgttgttcatgttgAGACATCAAATACGTCAAATAACCAGAGAAACTGAAGTGTGTAGAAGCATTTTGAGTGTCCTCACATTTGTAGTATTTGAATTGTCTGTGTGACAGTAATAAGCTGAAGATATTTAAGGAATTAATTTGAGTTTCAGTTCAAGAAAATGAAGATGTCAGTTTGTATAGACTCTGAGTTGAGGCTGAATGGAGATGAAGCGAGTACAACATTTCAACTATTTCaggactttgtgtttttgacaggatgttgcagcatctctgtgttgtgtgtcaggTGTTTCTGACCAGGAAGACTAAAGGAAGCTGAAGTCACAGTTAAGGTAAAAGGCTAGAAGGGGATGAGGAGATAAATGTAACTGTAGGCGTTGTATGAAGTGGAAGTGaaaatttgcaaaaaacaaaaacacaaacatcactaCAGTTTACTGTTAAACTCTGAAAGGAGCTGAAGTTCAGGAACTGAAAGGGGTTGAAGTAAATATGCTGAAGTTAAATACAGAATTAAATCAGCTTCATTCGATTCCAAAGGAGATGATACTAGTGCTGAAGTCGAAGGGTTGTTAGATTAAAGCACTAAGAGGAGATGGAGCTCCATTGTTTGTTGAAGCTCAAACCGTCAAAGTAGTTGAAGTGAAGACAATAAAATTAGTTTGTAAGTAGGATTTAACTGAAGCAGTGAAAGAAGTTTAAGTGGGAAAACAAGCTCAAGTCATAAATTCAAGCACAGGGAAGCGTTTCATTGAAAATAACGACATAAGTCAAAGCGTTAGATTAAGTTCAAACCACTGAGAGGAGATGAAGTGAAAATGCTGAAAGAAGTTAAGGTGTTGATGTGACAGCACTGAGAGACGTTTAAAAGTCGTCTTGGTCTCAACAACAAAACCAGCTAAAGTGACGAATTCAAGCACAGAAAAGTGTTTAAAAGTTTAACGCGCTGAAGGGAGTTGAAGTGAAATTGTTACCTGAGGCAGAGTTGGAGGTCTGAATGGCGGAAAGCTCCATCTGCAGCAGGTTGGCCTGAGCATCGGTCACCCACAGGAAGAGCAGCGAGGGGGCGTGGCCTTCCCAACTAGCCAACAGAGCCCCGCCCTGAGCCACGCCCCCATCCCACACGCCGTAACCCCGGACCTGAGATGCCACCACGGTGACCTCCCCCTCCTCAGCTCCTAACAGAGAGGCATTCATCAACTTCCATTCATTGTTACAGAATATCATGACAGTTTCAATCTGAGCAAAAAACTAACTTTAAAATTAACACTTATTCAGTCAGTAAACTCACGATGACTGAAGTCAGAAATCTGTTGTTACCTTTCAGAGGAACCGTGATGCCGTTCTCAGTGATCTAGACAGAAAgaacaaacatgtaaaactgctgagagaagaaaaaatatttgcacatcaggaaaagagacaaaacttTCAACACAgctcaaattcttacatatttcacatttaaatgtgatgatgCATCTCATCATGCAGCTCTTCATGAGGACGTAACTACACCCGTTTTCAAATAAtcatgacaaaaacataaagtgcATTGTATTTCATGGTCATTTGAGCATTTCGAATCTTCCATCCTCCCTCAGGTAGGTTAGGTTGAGCATCATTCAGCTTGAAGGTGGTAAAATCTAAAATTATActaacacagaaataaacaagcgTTATTTCTTCCAGTTTGTAGCGTTTGTGTGATTGTCTGCGTGCAGATCGTTGACATGCTGACCTACtaacctcctcctctgctgccctccTGCTTTTTTACAGCGCTCTAATTAAACCCGGCGCGCCGCCATCAGACCCCAGCTGCCGCGTCTTAATTGCTCGTTAAACTCTGAAATGTTCACGGTTTACAGCTTCATCACGGAGTTTCTCTGCCCTGCGGCTGTGAAACGAAAAGAACAGCAAACTTTGACTTGCGTCCCGGGACGGCGGGGTGCTCTGGTGCCATTGTTGCTACGACAACAGCACGGTATTCAATGCCCGAAAAGAATTAGGTGTTTTCTGACGGGACTCTAGTGCAAGATTTGGCTTTGGTCATActgctttttaacatttttacacacacacataaacaaacacattaaaacaaacaaaaacaaatagagtTGGTGCACTGAAGCACTTTGGAAAACACATGTGAATGATTAAAATTACAGTACGAGCAACACAAACCAATTATGGACCAATCAAATTAGagtgtgtactctgtgtgtgtgtgtgtgtgtgtgctggaacAGGCTGTGGAAAAAGAGGAACGAGGTAAAAACTGTTGCAGTCGGCCTTAAATGTTTAAGCGTCCAGGAGTAGCAGCCACACCACAGAGAAGCTACACTGACCTGAATACACACTCAGCATACAAGTACACACAGGAAGTACATGTACATAATACAAGACGGTTATATACGGAGGCGTACAGGTTTCCTGAGTGTTTGTATTCAGAATGTGCTCCTCAAACGCTTTGAGGTGCTTCAGCTCTTCCTTAAATCTCCTGTTGGGTGTTTTGAACGTGCAGCACTGAGCGTGTGCAGGACGTGTTCTGGCTACAACTTCAGCTCCACTCACCAACATCTTCCCGTTGGCATCAGCCTGAGTCAGGCCGGCGTGAAACGAGACAAACTCCAGCTCCATGTAGGAAGGTGGTGGCAGCTCACATCCACCTGTTTCACCTTTGGAAGAACAAGCCTGTTGAGCCTGTCAGACAACACAAGGGGACAGAATTAACACACAGACGCATGAACTCAAGTGTTTTATGTTAATCTGAACCTTCAGATTTTAGatttcagcagtgtttgttagcaaaggacagaaataaacaccaacagaccaaccaaccaacccgCCCGCCCTGCAGAGGTAACTGTGCCGATCGTGAGCGGAGATGAGGTCAGAATCTGATTGGCTCATCACCTCACCTACATATTCCCCCTGTGGTGTGTTAGAGCAAAGATCAACACGTATCAGCAGCTCTCCCCTACAGGAACATCCACAGTGAATTAATGACATCTGTACAACATGAGGTGAGACTTTTGGCTCCAACATGAGATTGTTGAAACTAACCGATTCATCATCTCAAACATTCCCGCTTCAGTCAGAACAGTTCTGCTTCAGGTCCACTTCCCCTGGGTCAGGACAGAACCCTCTTTTTATTGAGACTCACAGCTGGTTTGTAGATAAGTGCcagtaaacaacaaacactcagCAGTCCATTCACATCTGATGTGGATCTGCTTAGAGTCCCTGTGACGAGTGTTTACAGCCAAACACACCACATGACTCACTTCAGCCTCAAACACGGAACACACAGTCCTTACACAGACCTGAGACCAGAACTGGGTCAGTCCTCCACTCCTCAACAGGCCCAGACCAACAGTTACTGTCATTGTACTTTCAGTGTTATtaatactgttgttgttgttgttcacgGGGAGATGTTGGCTGTCTGGATATGAATGAATGGAGGAGCATGGTTTGGAAGGTTCCGGATGTTGTGGTGTGGTGAGAAGCGGATCTCTGTTCATCAGTTCTGCTCAGTAAACTCCAGTGTGCCATCTCTGAACATGAGTCACGTCGGAGGGATTCGATGCTCCAGCTTGTTGGAGGTCTGACCTGGTTGTATTCTGATGTTATCATGAAGCCTCGGTGCTCTGAATTAAATCTGGCTCTGTGTTTCACACGTACGCTCGCTGTGAGCTCAGATGGTTCGTGTCCGACTGATTCACTCTGAATCTACTCTGTAATTAAACTTCAAGTTAATCATAACGATGTGGGAACGCCGTTAACGATCAACACACGTTTGAGCGGGCTGTCCTGAAATGTCCTGCCGTCCTTCACAGAGGACCAGACACCAGCAGGTGTGTTCAGTCTCTTCAGTCTCAGGTGAGTCTCCTACCTGTACCTGTATCTGCACTGAGCTTCCTGGACGGGGTCCCTCCAcccagctgctgcttcctccctctccatcactctcctcctcctcctcctcctcctcctcttcactcgACAGCACgactggaggagaaaaatgaatgacaggttttatcttcattttaaatTCTCATCTGTGTATTTcatccatttacatttttatattgatacatatatattttgtatttttgtatgtatttttatctttttaataaatattataaCACTAATCTATTTatctttattcatttacatttcatcagtttttttaatatttaacattttcaaatttggtattttatttttcatgtttgtttttaaatgtacatcATTTTTACTtacatattttcatcattaatgtttctatattttcatttatatttgattatgtattttttaatttgatctaaaaaatattacattgcttattttgaattttaaacaaTTTCTTTAGAATTTCACAtctaatattttattatattttcattttatttaatctttttttaagaataagttttttaacatctttacatttattattatctacttatttatatcaaatatttaacataCTTTAAACATCTCTACTTGTAAAACTATTACTACTATAATATTCTCaaccttttttgtttgaaaatattAGTAATATCTAATATATCTTTAATTTAGTCACATGTCTGTTTCAAATATTCCTTTTTCTGACTCAAACATGCAGAGAAGTTCTGATGATTCTGTAATATTGAGATGAACACATTGAACCTACAGCTCCAGTCCAGTCTGACGGGGTTAACCCAGAGACTGGACTGAAGCTGTGGGTTCTGACCctgtctgacagactgaagctgtgggttctgaccctgtctgtctgactgaagcTGTGGGTTCTGACCCTGTCAGACTGGACTGAAGCTGTGGGTTCTGACCCTGTCAGACTGGACTGAAGCTGTGGGTTCTGACCctgtcagactgaagctgtgggttctgaccctgtctgtctgactgaagctgtgggttctgaccctgtctgtctgactgaagctgtgggttctgaccctgtctgacagactgaagctgtgggTTCTGACCCTGTCAGACTGGACTGAAGCTGTGGGTTCTgaccctgtctgtctgactgaagctgtgggttctgaccctgtctgtctgactgaagctgtgggttctgaccctgtctgacagactgaagctgtgggttctgaccctgtctgacagactgaagctgtAGGTTCTGACCCTGTCTGACTGAAGCTGTAAGTTCTGACCCTGTCTGACTGAAGCTGTAGGTTCTGACCCTGTCTGACTGAAGCTGTAAGTTCTGACCctgtctgacagactgaagctgtgggttctgaccctgtctgacagactgaagctgtAGGTTCTGACCCTGTCTGACTGAAGCTGTGGGTTCTGACCCTGTCTGACTGAAGCTGTAAGTTCTGACCCTGTctgtcagactgaagctgtgggttctgaccctgtctgacagactgaagctgtAAGTTCTGACCctgtcagactgaagctgtaagttctgaccctgtctgacagactgaagctgtgggTTCTGACCCTGTCTGACTGAAGCTGTAGGTTCTGACCctgtctgacagactgaagctgtAAGTTCTGACCctgtcagactgaagctgtgggttctgaccctgtctgacagactgaagctgtaagttctgaccctgtctgtcagactgaagctgtgggTTCTGACTCCGTCAGACTGGACTGAAGCTGTGGGTTCTGACCCTGTctgtcagactgaagctgtgggTTCTGACTCCGTCAGACTGGACTGAAGCTGTGGGTTCTGACCCTGTctgtcagactgaagctgtgggttctgaccctgtctgtcagactgaagctgtgggttctgaccctgtctgacagactgaagctgtgggttctgaccctgtctgtcagactgaagctgtgggttctgaccctgtctgtcagactgaagctgtgggttctgaccctgtctgacagactgaagctgtgggttctgaccctgtctgtcagactgaagctgtgggttctgaccctgtctgacagactgaagctgtaagttctgaccctgtctgtcagactgaagctgtgggTTCTGACTCCGTCAGACTGGACTGAAGCTGTGGGTTCCACCTGTTGATCTTGTTATCTCTTATGTattctgttgtgttcttgttACAGGTTTTGTACCGGTGAAGTTCTGCAGTGAATACTCACTCGGTTCGGTGTCTGCCggtgtttgtttgggtttctTCAGTCGGAGCCGCAGGACGGCCGATCTGTTGGACGTGTTGTTCTTCCTGaactccctccacctctgcctctcctcttccctcaggTCGTCCCTCAGGTTTCTGCCGGCAGCTAGCCACGCTGTCCTGTCGAGGCTCTGCCTGCCACCGGGCGTCACGGAGGGTCTGTGGGGCTCTTTGGGTTCAGGTTTATGATCCGACGGTTTGTTTCTGGGTCTGGGCGGCGACAGGAATTTGTCCTCTGAAGACGAAGGTTCAGGAGGGTTTCCTGCATCGCTCTGaaggaaaaaacattcattctttACTTTCTCAttcatagaaaatgtttttagatCGGCTGCCAGGTTTGAGTCACGCTGAAGTTTCACTGGAAGACAGACCTGTCAGTCATGTGTTGGTGACCTTTGAACTTTACCTTCCTCTCAGCAGCGTCCCCGCCGgactcccctctcctccacgtTTCTCGTCCCGCCGTCAATGAACTCAAACTCCCAGCATGCTCTTTTGCTCGCAGTTCCGCCAGAGAGTCCAGAGAGTCCAGAGAGTCCACAGAGATTCTTCTGGTCGACCCGAACGAACCTGCAGGTGGAAACAGGATCAACattacacttcctgtttacacccAACAGCATCATGGGAACtcacagaaacatgattttaaattaatttttttaatgtatatactttttatttttttgttatgtagtgtggtggaaatttctgtcaatcaaagagtaaagtcagatctgtcttttcggtaagtttaatccaaccatctgcagatggactcaccacacagtcaaattcatgagctgagtgaatgagccccgagtaaaggagtgttcacaattttatacacagatatcaacaaggtcaggggaagagacaagcactctcggtgccagcagtgattaagctacacacacacgtacatatgactatcccaatcagacaggcttctcatcgacacaagacgtaaagttaaaacttcatgacgcatgacctgggactctgtgcaaagcataaaattatcagacataaaacataagacaagaaggcgactttctatctgagttttggctggttcgtgactctattacaatcatatagggcagaggttagatgttcatgcatttgcataagatatcagtcacatgaagcaagttagataaatgtttttaagaaatcatattcaacaaaatagttcaaaattcatcaacccataatgaaaaggaattttttagtagatttacatgttttatgtatttgttttttcttacactttattttttacatccaGCAAATTCTTTTTAGATAAATATTTGAAAGTTAACTTTTTGCGTTCTAATTTTAAATCCATGTTTTTGCTattttctgaatatttcatatCTATTCATTCATAGTTTATAGTAGagttatatttttaaaaggtgTAATTTGGTGTAAActcttttacatttcaaatgttttacctgttaattatttacagtatattttatcttaatatttatttaataatatttatgttttgtcaACATGCTTCTTATCTTCCAGCCACACGATGCGTCTCTAAAGTTAAAGGCTGACTGTTCGAAGACTTTCTGTTATCCAGCTGAAAATTTAACTGTTAATCAAAATGTAAGACGTGATGATCAACAAGCTGCTCCCATCAAACGTTTCATGAATTGAGTAACAGACATCTAAGCTCATTAAGATCTCTGTAGTTATTTTACCCATAGACATAATTTACGTACACGTATATTATAAGTATATTATAACATAATATTCGTATATTATATCTATGATTATACCACTCAGgtcacttttcttcttctgtggtggagATGGAGGCTCGGAGGATACGTCGGACTTCAGCAGCCGGTCTGACGCTCTCTTTGGGCGCCATCTGGTGGACAAAACATATTACAGCCGTTTGGTTACTCAGTAATACACAgatctgcatttaaaaaaagctcaatTTAAACTTTTATGACACGACAGAAGTGACCCAGCACTGAACTAGTTAGctcaacatcaccagactcccttaacaaatgtgtcagtttagtgagctgagttaaaagaaacacaggGTGACTTGAAGATTATCAGGTTACTGAACAGAATTTGAATACATGGCACAGAGAAGCTCTTTGTTGTTCCCTTGTCTCAGGTTGTCTCATGCAAAGTGCCTCTGACAGTCGCAGAGTGTAACAGCATCGAGCAGCATG
This genomic interval from Acanthopagrus latus isolate v.2019 chromosome 24, fAcaLat1.1, whole genome shotgun sequence contains the following:
- the senp7b gene encoding sentrin-specific protease 7b isoform X3 — translated: MASPFKIPKKKQPAGSDSARLHLQSPLSRLQSSAPQFKASNVDQYSRAAADRMHAGNMLSSSTNRQSTPCKPFFRDVVKTLLGLNSPNEGVSAANHRTAGRLSSQSQPGQRAESSSACFSNRWRPKRASDRLLKSDVSSEPPSPPQKKKSDLSGSFGSTRRISVDSLDSLDSLAELRAKEHAGSLSSLTAGRETWRRGESGGDAAERKSDAGNPPEPSSSEDKFLSPPRPRNKPSDHKPEPKEPHRPSVTPGGRQSLDRTAWLAAGRNLRDDLREEERQRWREFRKNNTSNRSAVLRLRLKKPKQTPADTEPIVLSSEEEEEEEEEESDGEGGSSSWVEGPRPGSSVQIQAQQACSSKGETGGCELPPPSYMELEFVSFHAGLTQADANGKMLITENGITVPLKGAEEGEVTVVASQVRGYGVWDGGVAQGGALLASWEGHAPSLLFLWVTDAQANLLQMELSAIQTSNSASGPSCSFLLLVLTEQLQELQTALLASILDMEEYRKGSSSSSGPTSPLDWTDGLLLLHSCPPPLDQHLLRLLGCSTQKSSPLRNDQRKKNLSSSGLQQLPTRLIQYPLAPCKGRIAVTKEDLACLDGGEFLNDVIIDFYLKYLLLEGVGGSVAERSHVFSSFFYKQLSRRRAAGENDAPSVPDRHMRHQRVKTWTRHVDIFTKDFLFVPVNQEAHWFLVLVCFPGLEEVQYEEFHSPTGGSERAAGKPSLRSQQPPECLQQGCHRDTVVKRPCILVMDSLKLSYHENVCRLLRDYLQVEWAVRRGTSRLFTSDTMRSSNCRVPQQDNSSDCGVYLLQYAESFLQNPVVHFDLPLRLEHWFPRQRVRQKREEIRSLIMRLHQSQKKEK
- the senp7b gene encoding sentrin-specific protease 7b isoform X2 gives rise to the protein MASPFKIPKKKQPAGSDSARLHLQSPLSRLQSSAPQFKASNVDQYSRAAADRMHAGNMLSSSTNRQSTPCKPFFRDVVKTLLGLNSPNEGVSAANHRTAGRLSSQSQPGQRAESSSACFSNRWRPKRASDRLLKSDVSSEPPSPPQKKKSDLSGSFGSTRRISVDSLDSLDSLAELRAKEHAGSLSSLTAGRETWRRGESGGDAAERKSDAGNPPEPSSSEDKFLSPPRPRNKPSDHKPEPKEPHRPSVTPGGRQSLDRTAWLAAGRNLRDDLREEERQRWREFRKNNTSNRSAVLRLRLKKPKQTPADTEPIVLSSEEEEEEEEEESDGEGGSSSWVEGPRPGSSVQIQVQAQQACSSKGETGGCELPPPSYMELEFVSFHAGLTQADANGKMLITENGITVPLKGAEEGEVTVVASQVRGYGVWDGGVAQGGALLASWEGHAPSLLFLWVTDAQANLLQMELSAIQTSNSASGPSCSFLLLVLTEQLQELQTALLASILDMEEYRKGSSSSSGPTSPLDWTDGLLLLHSCPPPLDQHLLRLLGCSTKSSPLRNDQRKKNLSSSGLQQLPTRLIQYPLAPCKGRIAVTKEDLACLDGGEFLNDVIIDFYLKYLLLEGVGGSVAERSHVFSSFFYKQLSRRRAAGENDAPSVPDRHMRHQRVKTWTRHVDIFTKDFLFVPVNQEAHWFLVLVCFPGLEEVQYEEFHSPTGGSERAAGKPSLRSQQPPECLQQGCHRDTVVKRPCILVMDSLKLSYHENVCRLLRDYLQVEWAVRRGTSRLFTSDTMRSSNCRVPQQDNSSDCGVYLLQYAESFLQNPVVHFDLPLRLEHWFPRQRVRQKREEIRSLIMRLHQSQKKEK
- the senp7b gene encoding sentrin-specific protease 7b isoform X1; amino-acid sequence: MASPFKIPKKKQPAGSDSARLHLQSPLSRLQSSAPQFKASNVDQYSRAAADRMHAGNMLSSSTNRQSTPCKPFFRDVVKTLLGLNSPNEGVSAANHRTAGRLSSQSQPGQRAESSSACFSNRWRPKRASDRLLKSDVSSEPPSPPQKKKSDLSGSFGSTRRISVDSLDSLDSLAELRAKEHAGSLSSLTAGRETWRRGESGGDAAERKSDAGNPPEPSSSEDKFLSPPRPRNKPSDHKPEPKEPHRPSVTPGGRQSLDRTAWLAAGRNLRDDLREEERQRWREFRKNNTSNRSAVLRLRLKKPKQTPADTEPIVLSSEEEEEEEEEESDGEGGSSSWVEGPRPGSSVQIQVQAQQACSSKGETGGCELPPPSYMELEFVSFHAGLTQADANGKMLITENGITVPLKGAEEGEVTVVASQVRGYGVWDGGVAQGGALLASWEGHAPSLLFLWVTDAQANLLQMELSAIQTSNSASGPSCSFLLLVLTEQLQELQTALLASILDMEEYRKGSSSSSGPTSPLDWTDGLLLLHSCPPPLDQHLLRLLGCSTQKSSPLRNDQRKKNLSSSGLQQLPTRLIQYPLAPCKGRIAVTKEDLACLDGGEFLNDVIIDFYLKYLLLEGVGGSVAERSHVFSSFFYKQLSRRRAAGENDAPSVPDRHMRHQRVKTWTRHVDIFTKDFLFVPVNQEAHWFLVLVCFPGLEEVQYEEFHSPTGGSERAAGKPSLRSQQPPECLQQGCHRDTVVKRPCILVMDSLKLSYHENVCRLLRDYLQVEWAVRRGTSRLFTSDTMRSSNCRVPQQDNSSDCGVYLLQYAESFLQNPVVHFDLPLRLEHWFPRQRVRQKREEIRSLIMRLHQSQKKEK